Proteins from one Sphingomonas sp. HF-S4 genomic window:
- a CDS encoding cyclopropane-fatty-acyl-phospholipid synthase family protein, with amino-acid sequence MNAPTREQGRLEERRRSAGMLGLLAPLFHRQIDRLDRGIAEGSLELVLPDGRARLLGGRGEGPIAVVDLRSWRALVRLGLEGSSGWYEAWAAGEWASPDPVQLFALFSRNRADLARPARATGPWRLAKRLWHWARRNHRGGSRRNIQYHYDLGNAFYRPWLDAGMTYSSALFAEPGQSLEAAQAAKLQAMLDRTGTAPGDSILEIGCGWGSFAELAVRAGRRVDGVTLSTEQKAWAEARTAGLDGARFALTDYRDLAGVYDAVVSIEMAEAVGREYWPAYVSAIARALRPGGHAALQVICFDDLLFDGYANNVDFIQRYVFPGGMLIRETEFRHLATANGMQWRDEVRFGPDYAETLRRWRANFDAAATAGLLPEQFDARFVALWCYYLMYCEGGFRGGGIDVVQVTLVKA; translated from the coding sequence ATGAACGCGCCGACGCGGGAACAGGGTCGCTTGGAAGAGCGAAGGCGCAGCGCCGGGATGCTCGGCCTGCTTGCGCCCCTATTCCATCGCCAGATCGACCGGCTCGACCGCGGCATCGCCGAGGGTAGCCTTGAGCTGGTGCTGCCCGATGGTCGCGCGCGACTGCTCGGCGGGCGCGGGGAGGGGCCGATAGCGGTGGTCGACCTGCGCAGCTGGCGCGCTTTGGTACGGCTCGGCCTCGAAGGGTCGAGCGGCTGGTACGAGGCTTGGGCGGCGGGGGAGTGGGCGAGCCCGGACCCCGTCCAGCTCTTCGCGCTGTTCAGCCGCAACCGGGCGGACCTCGCCCGGCCCGCGCGCGCGACCGGGCCTTGGCGGCTGGCCAAGCGGCTATGGCATTGGGCGCGGCGCAACCATCGCGGCGGCTCGCGGCGCAACATCCAATATCATTACGACCTGGGGAATGCCTTCTATCGCCCATGGCTCGACGCGGGCATGACCTATTCGAGCGCGCTGTTCGCCGAACCGGGCCAGTCGCTTGAGGCAGCGCAGGCCGCCAAGCTCCAGGCGATGCTCGATCGCACCGGCACGGCGCCTGGCGACAGCATCCTCGAGATCGGCTGCGGCTGGGGCTCGTTCGCCGAGCTGGCGGTGCGGGCGGGGCGGCGCGTCGATGGGGTCACGCTCTCGACCGAGCAAAAGGCCTGGGCCGAGGCGCGCACCGCGGGGCTCGACGGCGCCCGTTTCGCGCTCACCGATTATCGCGACCTTGCCGGCGTGTACGATGCGGTGGTGAGCATCGAAATGGCCGAGGCGGTTGGGCGCGAATATTGGCCCGCCTATGTCTCGGCGATCGCTCGCGCGCTCAGGCCCGGCGGGCATGCTGCGCTACAAGTGATCTGCTTCGACGACCTCTTATTCGACGGCTATGCGAACAATGTCGACTTCATCCAGCGCTATGTATTCCCTGGCGGCATGCTCATTCGCGAGACCGAATTCCGTCACCTAGCCACCGCCAACGGCATGCAATGGCGCGACGAGGTGCGGTTCGGGCCCGATTATGCCGAGACGCTCAGGCGCTGGCGCGCAAATTTCGATGCCGCCGCGACCGCGGGGCTGCTCCCCGAGCAGTTCGACGCGCGTTTCGTCGCGCTGTGGTGCTATTACCTGATGTATTGCGAGGGCGGCTTCCGCGGTGGCGGGATCGACGTCGTCCAGGTTACGCTGGTAAAGGCGTAA
- a CDS encoding DUF6680 family protein produces the protein MDPPVLAATLSAVAAIAAAIATWRGPLSAARMAESLRRGSEAAADSRRFRLNVFASLMQERAEIYSPDAVRALNSIDVAFSDSIAVREAWSELYQSLTSQPSGPSHVIDERLRKLLKEMAADLGIADKLRLDDLGRVYFPNVMAEERKVRDLERGAALARLSTQTSPQSNVADPTAALFPPKPE, from the coding sequence ATGGACCCGCCGGTGCTCGCCGCTACGTTGAGTGCCGTCGCAGCAATCGCGGCGGCGATAGCAACGTGGAGGGGGCCGCTTAGTGCGGCCCGAATGGCCGAAAGCCTACGTCGTGGTTCCGAGGCGGCTGCGGACAGTCGACGTTTCAGACTGAACGTTTTCGCGTCGTTAATGCAGGAGCGAGCGGAGATATATTCTCCCGACGCGGTACGCGCCTTGAACTCGATCGATGTTGCATTCAGTGACTCAATCGCCGTTCGTGAGGCGTGGTCCGAACTATATCAATCGCTTACTTCTCAGCCCAGCGGGCCTTCCCACGTCATTGACGAGCGGCTTCGAAAGCTCCTCAAGGAAATGGCTGCGGACCTTGGTATCGCCGACAAACTGCGGCTCGATGATTTGGGCCGCGTCTATTTCCCTAACGTGATGGCCGAAGAGCGGAAAGTCCGCGATCTTGAGCGAGGGGCTGCGCTCGCTCGGCTAAGCACCCAAACATCGCCTCAATCGAACGTGGCTGATCCCACGGCCGCCCTCTTTCCACCGAAACCAGAATAG
- a CDS encoding DUF6118 family protein, which yields MASAINASTQKLWIIGTATAALVVRFAFGTVVPTRIAQSVPESWHRPEQRAADVLQRGEWDAGMRLLQVADPARLRAMEKAALIVKDNASALADCHNRAEELQRRVQCKIAVGIPSTDRPANRESVPRQ from the coding sequence GTGGCTTCCGCGATCAACGCCAGTACGCAGAAGCTTTGGATCATAGGGACGGCGACTGCCGCCTTGGTGGTGAGATTTGCGTTCGGCACGGTCGTTCCGACGCGGATCGCGCAGTCGGTGCCCGAGAGCTGGCATCGGCCGGAGCAGAGGGCGGCGGACGTGCTACAGCGCGGCGAATGGGATGCCGGGATGCGGTTGTTGCAGGTGGCTGATCCGGCACGTCTGCGCGCAATGGAGAAGGCGGCGTTGATCGTGAAGGACAATGCCTCGGCTCTGGCGGATTGTCATAACCGTGCCGAGGAATTGCAGCGTAGGGTACAATGCAAGATTGCCGTAGGCATCCCAAGCACTGATAGACCCGCCAATCGGGAATCTGTTCCGCGGCAATAA